In the Mya arenaria isolate MELC-2E11 chromosome 11, ASM2691426v1 genome, one interval contains:
- the LOC128209238 gene encoding L-2-hydroxyglutarate dehydrogenase, mitochondrial-like: protein MSATFSLRRFSVFLRNSRQNKYIWSTCSCQKYSQSTHENSTVYDVVIVGGGIVGMATARELIMRHPSLTFAVVEKENRLAAHQSGHNSGVIHAGIYYTPGSLKAKLCVKGLDMLYKYCDENSVPYKKCGKLIVATHPEEIPRLDGLYQRGIENGVRDLRVIGPDKIKDIEPNCVGLKAVHSPHTGIIDYAVVTDSYGKFFTERGGKVFTNFPVSKLTGTPEGQTGDLDGNKYPLTVIGDSSKNQVLRCKYVVTCGGLQSDRIAEMSGCSREPRVVPFRGDYLLLKPEKNDMVNGNIYPVPNPALPFLGVHFTPRMDGSVWLGPTAVLAFKREGYNLLDFNISDTFDALRYSGTRKLAIKHLRFGLSEMWRAFFMSAQVKQLQRFIPTLSRADVIRGPAGVRAQALGHDGSLVDDFVFDTGDGEIGSRILHIRNSPSPAATSSLAIADMVADKIDTTFHL, encoded by the exons ATGTCTGCTACATTTTCGTTACGACGATTCTCTGTATTTTTGCGGAattcaagacaaaataaatatatctggAGTACTTGTTCTTGCCAGAAATATTCGCAAAG CACTCATGAAAACTCAACAGTTTATGATGTTGTCATTGTGGGAGGGGGCATTGTTGGCATGGCAACAGCCAGAGAGCTCATCATGAGACACCCATCTCTCACATTTGCAGTGGTTGAGAAGGAGAACAGGCTAG CTGCCCACCAGAGCGGTCACAACAGTGGGGTGATACATGCAGGCATATATTACACTCCGGGGTCACTGAAGGCTAAACTTTGTGTGAAGGGTCTCGATATGCTGTACAAGTACTGTGATGAAAACAGCGTGCCTTACAAGAAATGTGGCAAG CTGATAGTGGCAACTCATCCTGAAGAGATTCCTCGTCTTGACGGGCTGTACCAGCGGGGGATAGAGAACGGAGTCAGAGACCTGCGTGTTATTGGCCCAGACAAAATAAAAGACATTGAACCTAACTGTGTG GGTTTGAAGGCAGTCCATTCTCCGCACACTGGCATCATAGACTATGCCGTGGTGACTGATTCCTACGGGAAATTTTTCACAGAGAGGGGAGGGAAAGTGTTCACCAATTTCCCTGTCTCAAAACTAACAGGCACTCCGGAGGGACAGACTGGGGATTTAGACGGAAACAAGTACCCTCTTACTGTGATAGGAGATTCTAGCAAG aACCAAGTATTACGTTGCAAGTATGTCGTGACATGTGGAGGCTTGCAGTCTGACCGTATAGCAGAGATGTCTGGATGTAGTCGAGAGCCGAGGGTCGTGCCATTTCGAGGAGATTATCTCTTACTCAAGCCAGAAAAAAACGATATGGTCAATGGGAATATTTATCCT GTCCCTAATCCTGCTTTACCATTCCTGGGCGTCCATTTTACGCCTCGTATGGATGGGAGTGTATGGCTCGGACCAACTGCTGTGCTGGCGTTTAAACGAGAGGGCTATAATCTTCTAGACTTCAACATCAGTGATACTTTTGATGCCCTCCGATACAG TGGAACCCGCAAGCTTGCCATAAAGCATCTGAGGTTTGGCCTGAGTGAGATGTGGCGAGCTTTCTTTATGTCAGCCCAGGTGAAACAACTACAGAGGTTTATACCGACACTTAGCAGGGCTGATGTCATAAG AGGGCCTGCTGGTGTGAGAGCCCAGGCTCTGGGCCATGATGGATCCCTTGTGGACGATTTTGTGTTCGACACCGGCGATGGAGAGATTGGCAGCCGAATCCTCCACATTCGCAACTCCCCGTCTCCCGCAGCAACGTCGTCACTCGCAATCGCTGATATGGTAGCGGATAAAATTGACACCACATTCCATTTGTAG